The Nitrosomonadales bacterium nucleotide sequence GCGCATTGCGGTAGGTGGACGGCACCTCGATGTAGTTCATCAGCGAGCCGTCCTTGCGCACCCGGATCTGGGTCTTCATCTTGCCCGGACCCGGCTCGATGTGGATGTCCGAGGCGCCCATGCGGTAGGCATCAACGATGATCTTGTTGACCAGCTTGACCAGTTCGTTGTCGGCTGCCGCATTGACATCGTCCTGGCTGACGGTGGAAGTTTCCTCGTCTTCCCCGCCGAGGCTGGACAACAGGTCGTCCATGGACGAATCGTCCACCGCGAAACCGCCGGTCGCGTCCGCGCCGCCCCCGCCATAGAACAGATCGAGCGTCTGCTTGAATTCGCGCTGCGAACAGACCTTGTAGACCAACCGGTTCTTCGGGAAGATGTTGTTGACCACCCGCGAGGCCTGGATGCGCTCCGGATCGGTGGTCAGGATCGCCAGCCCTTCCTGAGTTTCCTCGATCGGGATCCAGTGGCTGCTCTCGACATACTCGCGCTTCAGGTTCTTCAGCAGGTCGGACGGTTTGATCCGGTCGGATTTGTGGGGCTCATAAGGCACACCGAAGAAACTGGACAGCGCCTTGCCCAGGGCGGGAATGGTGACCTGGAATTCGTCGATCAGCACTTCTTCGATGTCGATGCCCTTGCGTCGCGCGGTGCGGGTCGCCAGTTCGAACTCGGCCGCCGACAGTACCGCGTCGGAGACCAGATAGTCGTACTTGGTCTTGACGGTGCTGTTCTGCTGGCGCTGGCGCAACGCGACCGCCATGGTCTGTGCCAGCTCCTGCACGCCCTCCTCGACCATCCCCGTGAAAGGGACGCCCGCCTTGTTGTTGATGACCTGGATGACTCCGACCAGATCGCCGGTGCCGGCATCCAGGATGGGCGCGACCAGCATCTGCTTGGTGCGGTATCCGGTACGTTTGTCCACCTCTTGCAGGAAGCGCAGATGGGTGCTGTAGGCAGCCAACTCCTTTTCGTCGTAGACATCCTTGATGTTGAGCATCTTCTTGTGCATCGCCGCGTAGCCGGCGACGCTCTGCTCCGCGATGGGCAGCTTGAGATCCTTGAAGGAGTTCAGGCCGGTCTTGACCTTTGAAACCAGCGAAGCGTTATCCTCGCCCAGCACGTAAATGGTCAGGCGATCCGCATTGAATAATGCGCAGATGTCCTTGCTGACATCCAGCATGATCTCGTCGATGTTGCTGGTGGCATGGATCTTGTTGGTGACATGGTTGAGGTTCTTGGTGAACTCGAGCTTCAGGCTCATTTCACCACTATTTCCTGCCGCAGCATTGGCCGCCATCACTGTACTCATTCCCACTCCCTTACCTGTGTCATCTCATCACTGCGGCGCCGACCTCGGCACCGACCATAATCCGCCATCCAGAACGTATACGTCATATCCGGCCTGCGCCAGAATGAACGCGGCGGCCGAACTGCGCCGTCCGCTCTGGCAGTAGGCGATATATTCCTTGCCGCGGTCCAACACCCCGATCGCATTGCGTATGTCGTTCAGCGGCACGTTCATCGCGCCCTGCAGACGATCGTACCGGTATTCCGGCGGATGACGCACGTCCAGCCAGATCGCGCCCTCGGCGATTTTCTGCCTGGCCTGTTCGTAGCTCAATTTGTGCAGCAGCGGTTCCTGCAGCAGCGACAGGAAATCCTGCCGCCCGATGCGCAACAACACACCGCCTGATTTCATCGTGACGGTCGCATTGCGCTTGACGCCGGATACCAGCGCTTCTTCGCCGAACACGTCGCCGGACTTCAGCTCGGCCAGTTGCATGTCCACCCCGCCCACGCGCCGCGTCACCTGCGCGCGACCGCTGTCGATCAGGTAATAGTAATCCCCTTCGTCCCCTTCGCGGATGATGACCTCCCCGGCCAGCACCGCGATCGCCTCGACGCGCTGCAACAGCGCGCTGATGTTCGCCATCGGCAGGTGCGCCAGCGGCCCGTTCTTCAGGTTGTCCGCGCTGAACATGTTGGAACTCAGCAATCGCTTGATGCTGGCCGAAACCTCTGCCTGCGCTGCCTCCGTGCTCGCGACATAACCGGCCCCGGTCGAATCATGTTGCGAGAACTGGTCCAGCGTCACCATGCGATCCAGCAATTCGTCGTCGATCCGCAGCAGGTGGCTTTCGCTCAACGCCCTGGCCGAAACGATATACGGCTGGCGCTTGCCCAGCGGATGCTTGGCCCACTCCGATTGGGCATTGACCACCACCCGGTTGCCATCCTGATATACGAGCTCGATCTCGCCATGCACCAGATAAACCGACTGGCCGGTCAATCCGTTGACCTTGAACGGATCGTCGCCCTGCGCAACCGTCTCGATGTGGCAATAATCGAGCAATTCGCGCAAGCGTGCCGGATTGAACGTGGAGATGGGCTCCAGTCCCGCAAGCACCTTGATATCCAGTGCATAGGCCATCGCTGGTTCCTCAGAACTCGAACACTTGATTGTTCTGCAACATCGTGGGGCGCACTCTTTCCACGCAACTCTCGATCTCGGACATGGTCACCTCGAGCTCGCCCGGCTTGAGATGGGTGATAAAGACCTTCGCATCCAGCTTGAACTTGGCCAGCTCTTCAGCCAGCAGGCTGGGGCACAAATGCTTGGAGAGCACCGCCAGTTCTTTCTCGCTGTTCGAGAATGCGGTCTCGATGATCAGGTAGCGCAAATTCTCGATCTTGTTCACTACCTCCCAGAAGCTGTCATTGGTAAAGGTGTCGCCGCTGAACACCAGGCTGGAATGGCCGCTGTCGAGGCGGTAACCCACCGCCGGAACGGTATGATTGGCCGGCAACGAAGTGATCCTGCGCCCGTCCAGCACGATGGTCTCGCCCAGCACCATCGGCTGGTAGCGCATGATCGGCTGCTGCGCATTGGGTATCTCGCTGAAATCCGGCCATATCTTCCAGTTGAAGATATGCTGCTTGAGGATATCCAGCGTTTCTTCGGTGGCATGGATGGTCAGCGGGCGATCCCGCATGAACCCGACGCTGTCCACGATGAACGGAAGGCAGGCAATATGGTCGAGATGCGAGTGCGTGATGAAAACATGGTCGATCAGCGTAAGTTCGGTCAGGCTGAGTTCATTCACGCCGGTGCCCGAATCGATCAATATGTCCTGATCGAGCAGGAACGAAGTCGTGCGGAGATTCACACCAATCCCGCCGCTACACCCCAATATTCTGAGTTTCATCGTTCGTCAGCCTTTGCTATTTTGTCTCGAACACATACACGCCGTCCCAATCTGCTGCCGGCGGATGCTTGCGGAAATAGGCAGCGCGTTCGGCATATATCTTGTACAACCCCGTATCCGGCGACATGCGCTGCAGGTTCATCAGTTGCAGCTCGACCTGATCCCAATCCTGCTTGCGATACAGGCGGCGCACTTCATGGAACAACTTGATCTCGTCGAGCAGGTCTTTGCCCACTTCGCCGGCCAATCCGATCGGCTCATAGATCGCCACGGGCTTATCTTTACCTTTTACTCGGACATGGTCAAGTTCACGATAGACAAAATCAGTGACCGCGTTCCGGGTGTTCTCGCCTACGATGATACCCACCGCATATTGTTTGGTGATCCCTTCAAGGCGTGAAGCCAGATTCACCTCGTCGCCCATCACCGTGTAAGCGACGCGCACCTCCGAACCCATGTTGCCGACACTGACACGGCCGCTATTGATGCCCACCCCGACATGGATCTCCGGCCAGCCGCGTTCCTTGAAGTGCGGCTGCAAGGCCGCCAGGGTCGATTGCATCTCTAGGCCCGCCAGTATGGCATTGCGCGCATGATCGGGCAGAGGATTCGGCGCACCCCAGAATGCCATGATGCAGTCGCCCATGTATTTATCCACCTTGCCATGATATTTCGAGATCACACGCGACAGCGGCGTCAGGAACTCGTTCATCAACTGGCTCAGCTCTTTCGGGTCCAGCCCCTCCGAGATGGTGGTAAAACCGCGCACATCGGAAAACAGGATGGTCATCTCGCGGCTCTCGCCTTCCATCGACACCACCTGTTCCGGGTGTTTGCTCATCTCGTCGACCAGCTCGGCCGGAACATATTTCCCGAACAGGTGGGTGATCTGGTGCTTGGTGCGCGACTCGACGAAGTAACCGTATGACATGGCCAGCGCAAACAGCAGCGAGATCATCAGCAGGCTGTTCGCTACCGGGAACAGCAAATTGCCGTAGTGCCA carries:
- the tadA gene encoding Flp pilus assembly complex ATPase component TadA, coding for MAANAAAGNSGEMSLKLEFTKNLNHVTNKIHATSNIDEIMLDVSKDICALFNADRLTIYVLGEDNASLVSKVKTGLNSFKDLKLPIAEQSVAGYAAMHKKMLNIKDVYDEKELAAYSTHLRFLQEVDKRTGYRTKQMLVAPILDAGTGDLVGVIQVINNKAGVPFTGMVEEGVQELAQTMAVALRQRQQNSTVKTKYDYLVSDAVLSAAEFELATRTARRKGIDIEEVLIDEFQVTIPALGKALSSFFGVPYEPHKSDRIKPSDLLKNLKREYVESSHWIPIEETQEGLAILTTDPERIQASRVVNNIFPKNRLVYKVCSQREFKQTLDLFYGGGGADATGGFAVDDSSMDDLLSSLGGEDEETSTVSQDDVNAAADNELVKLVNKIIVDAYRMGASDIHIEPGPGKMKTQIRVRKDGSLMNYIEVPSTYRNALVTRLKIMCDLDISEKRKPQDGKIKFKKYGPLDIELRVATLPSQGGVEDVVMRILASGEPLPLEKMGFSKRNDELIRETVSKPYGLFFVCGPTGSGKTTTLHSILKYINTPDTKIWTAEDPVEITQKGLRQVQINKKAGLDFATVMRAFLRADPDVIMVGEMRDKETVSIGIEASLTGHLVFATLHTNSAPESINRLLDMGMDPFNFADALLGILAQRLGKRLCGDCKKPHIATADEMKAMITEYSMELQNTSSWKKDPAAEAKKLYGEWVKLFADEKGQFTLYGPVGCDKCSGTGYRGRVGLHELLIGSDAVKKAIQEHARVAELLAICLEDGMHTLKQDGMEKVLQGITDMHQIRAVCIK
- a CDS encoding cyclic nucleotide-binding domain-containing protein; the encoded protein is MAYALDIKVLAGLEPISTFNPARLRELLDYCHIETVAQGDDPFKVNGLTGQSVYLVHGEIELVYQDGNRVVVNAQSEWAKHPLGKRQPYIVSARALSESHLLRIDDELLDRMVTLDQFSQHDSTGAGYVASTEAAQAEVSASIKRLLSSNMFSADNLKNGPLAHLPMANISALLQRVEAIAVLAGEVIIREGDEGDYYYLIDSGRAQVTRRVGGVDMQLAELKSGDVFGEEALVSGVKRNATVTMKSGGVLLRIGRQDFLSLLQEPLLHKLSYEQARQKIAEGAIWLDVRHPPEYRYDRLQGAMNVPLNDIRNAIGVLDRGKEYIAYCQSGRRSSAAAFILAQAGYDVYVLDGGLWSVPRSAPQ
- a CDS encoding 3',5'-cyclic-nucleotide phosphodiesterase is translated as MKLRILGCSGGIGVNLRTTSFLLDQDILIDSGTGVNELSLTELTLIDHVFITHSHLDHIACLPFIVDSVGFMRDRPLTIHATEETLDILKQHIFNWKIWPDFSEIPNAQQPIMRYQPMVLGETIVLDGRRITSLPANHTVPAVGYRLDSGHSSLVFSGDTFTNDSFWEVVNKIENLRYLIIETAFSNSEKELAVLSKHLCPSLLAEELAKFKLDAKVFITHLKPGELEVTMSEIESCVERVRPTMLQNNQVFEF